A segment of the Methanothermococcus thermolithotrophicus DSM 2095 genome:
CCATCTTGGGAAGGATTGTCCAGTGTTTCAGAAGAAGATATTGCAGAACGGTTAATTGAAGAGGCAATAAAAATTTGCAAATAGATAGATATTTGGTAGTTTTTTATAATGTATCCATAAATATACCTACTCAACTTCGTTGAGTAGGTATCAGATTTGGATTCCCAACACCTCTCGACGAAACCTTCGGTTTCGTGAGTCAGCAAATTTCAAAGAAATTTGCTTCGATTTTTAAAGGGGTTGGTTTTCGCAATAACATACTTCTCATTTTTCTAATTATTTCAGAAGAATTTAAACCCAATTTTTGAACTTCTAAAAACTCATTAGGGATATCTCCTTTTTTTATTTTCTTAGTTGAGATGTATTTTCCCACACTCACTAATTTTTCTTTTAATTCTTCCCTTTCAATCTCTCGATTTTTTATTATTTCCTCATGATTCAGATTTAACTCTTTATCTCGATATGGAACTCCAACTGTTGAAAGTGCTATTAGCCGTTCATCTATTTCCGAAATTCTTTTTATATCTTTATCTGATGGTGGATTTTTGTATGCTACCGTAGCTCCCCTCTTCCTACCAACACTTGGACCTTCGGATATAACAAAACCACATTCTACCAATGCACTTCTAAAAGGTATTGATGAAGAGTATGATATTAAAACTCCGTTATCATCCATCCTTTTATAAATCTCCTTTAAAAAATCAACTGTGTATAAAACAGCGTCCCTTTGTGGAGAAAATGCATCATGAAACACTATATTGTATTTTTTATCCATGTTTTTAATAATCTTTCTTGCATCCCCAACGTGTAAATTTATCTTTTTTTCATTTTCGTTTTTGTTCAAAAAATAGTTATTTATGCACTCTTTTACTAATTCATGTTCTTTATATGGAATATCCAAACATAGGGAAAGAAAAAGGGTTTCTTCACTGATTTCCACCATGTCGATTTCACAGTCTTTATTAAAATGGAGTGCAGCTACTGCATTGTAACCCATGCCACTACAGAGGTCTAAAATCTTTGGATGTGACATGTTCTCTAAATTTGAAGGAATAACAAATTTTTCAACACTTTCGGTCAGAGCTCCCACCCTTGAATGCATAAGTTCTTCCCCATGTTCCGACCTTAGGGTATAGGTTCCGTCTTCAGTTTTAACCAATAGATCCAGTTTCTCCAGCTCTGATATTAACTTTTTTTTAATCGGAGCGAACGAAGTGAGCGAAGACCTAAAACCTTCGGTTTTAAGTTTTCCTCGCTTTCGCTCGGAAACGCTACAAAATCCGTAAGGATTTTGTTTAACTTCTTCTAAGTTTAGTCCTGAGCTCATGTATTCGTTGATTATTTTTAAACCTCTTTTATCAGGCAACATAAATAATTCATCTCCGCGTAATTTCTATAATTTTATATACTTTTAAATCATCAAATTTTAAAACTTCCTCATTCATATTATTACACCTATTTACATTATATATATCAATATATATTAATTTTAATTTATTTTTTTAATAAAAAGGAATTTAGTTATAAAAAGGAATAACGAAAAAATTAATAAAAAAATATTTGGTATTGATGCACGATTGAGGAGAATTTATAATATATTAAATAAATAAAATAAAGGGAGCTCCCAAATTTCCAATTTTATTTTAAATCCGATAAAAAAATTAAAAAAAGAAAATTTATTATTTTATTATTTTATATGCAGCTTTACGTCTTTCCATGAAACTTTTAAAAAAGTTGAACGAAAACGTTTAGGTTTTCGTTGCATTGAAAGTTTTCAACTTTCAAAGCTTGAAATTGCAAAGCAATTTCATGCTCGAAACAAAGATTTCGATTTCATCAAAAAGAATAAAAGTTAAAGATTTAAGGCTTCTCAATTTTCACTACTTTATCATCCTGCCATTCTACAAATACTGGTTCATCCGGAATGTCATCCAATGTTTTGAAGTATTCCACTGCTGCCTTTGTTCCCCATCTATCTGAACCTGCTAATAGTATTACTGTATGTCCATTTATTAGCTGCTTTTGGATAACCCCTTTATGAGCTCCTGGGTAGTCGTTGGTTACTTTTACTTTAAAGGTCCATGCGTATTTTTTAACTAGTGGGTTTGCTACTGGTCCCCCAACTAAGATGCAATCTTCGGTTATTCCCAATGATTTATTTACCAATTCAGTGGTATTTTTAAGGCATTTTGCTGATAAGTTGTCGTCTGTTTCTGAACCTATTATTAGTTTGTATTTATGAACTATTTCTTTTATTTTTTCTGATTTAATATCATCTGCTACATTTGGATATTTATCTACAGCTCTATGTCTGGAGCCTGATGATGTTGATGATATTTTAGTTGTTTCAGTGGTTGGCAGTGCTGCAGCAAGTATAATATTTACCTCTGGGTCTTTGACTAAGGTTATTTCCAATACTCCTTCAACAGGTATTCTATACCACCCTATTTTACCAGTGATATCGTTTTCTTTTAAAGTTATATTTTCTGTTCCATTATTTACGGTTATATCTTCAACATCCAAAGTTCCTATTGGGATTCTTATTATTGAAAATCCTTTATTTGAGGTGTTTATTGCTTTGAATTTTATCGTAGATATTAATTTATTATTTTCTTTTTTAGCTTCTTCTTTTGTTATGTTTGTTATGTTGAATCCTTCATTTAGGATTGGTTTAACCTCTGATAATATATTATCAATTGTTTTATTCATCTCGTTTTCATCGTTAATTTTAGTGTTTTTAAGTTCAGTAGCTTTCTGCGTCACTTCTTTTAAAGTTTTAATATGTTCTCCGGTAAAGTTTATTGATATGTTTTCAAGATGGGGTATCTCAATACTATCATTTTTTACTGGAATTACTGTTATATTAAGGCCTTTTCCAGATATTATTTTTACATTATCTAAATCAACGTCCTTCAATGCCTCAGAATCCATATTAATATGTTTCAATGCTTCTTTTAATTCTTTCCCCATAATTGTGTTGTTTATAAATATTTTCTTAAATTTATATCCTTCACAATCTGACAATGTAGCATGTTTTAGTATTACTGAATATGTATTATTTTCATCAATGAGTTTGAATGTTATATTTCCAATATTGAATTTTCCAGATTCTGTGAAGTTATAACCGCTTATAAATAGACTGTCATTATTTACACTCCAATTAACTATGCCAATTCCACTTACATTTAAAATTTCGATATTTTTAAAGGTTAGGTTAATATCATAACCACTACAAGGTCTTTTAGAACTTATAGATTCTGTATCAATAGATGCCACAATAGTTCCATTAGTTTCAGATGTATTATATAATTTCAAATAAACAGGTACTTCAACAACTTTTAAGTTTTTAACCAGTTTATTATCGCTTTCATTTTCTTCTTTAATGACATTTGATTTATCAACTACTGCAACAATTGTATATATTCTTGTATCATCCGGTGTCCAATTAAAGCTTACTGTTTTTGTTTCTCCAATATTTAATGAATCAACAGTTTTTACTCCCAAGTCCTTTGAATCTATGTATAAATGAACATCAAATGATTTATTT
Coding sequences within it:
- a CDS encoding MnmC family methyltransferase; protein product: MLPDKRGLKIINEYMSSGLNLEEVKQNPYGFCSVSERKRGKLKTEGFRSSLTSFAPIKKKLISELEKLDLLVKTEDGTYTLRSEHGEELMHSRVGALTESVEKFVIPSNLENMSHPKILDLCSGMGYNAVAALHFNKDCEIDMVEISEETLFLSLCLDIPYKEHELVKECINNYFLNKNENEKKINLHVGDARKIIKNMDKKYNIVFHDAFSPQRDAVLYTVDFLKEIYKRMDDNGVLISYSSSIPFRSALVECGFVISEGPSVGRKRGATVAYKNPPSDKDIKRISEIDERLIALSTVGVPYRDKELNLNHEEIIKNREIEREELKEKLVSVGKYISTKKIKKGDIPNEFLEVQKLGLNSSEIIRKMRSMLLRKPTPLKIEANFFEIC
- a CDS encoding CARDB domain-containing protein; translation: MKWKFFTLSVLMISLIGMCYAEDVSVELVPDNVNAYTGDSFNLDLVVKNVPNDTGCEGFETYINYNSSMMNISESNIVLKDISGHTTKDDITVSNGKIWISLWFSNSFTGNFTIATLSFNTLNEGSGAVSLSGTVMSDVNGFHIEPLTLKNSNITILLKPIADIITPATVSGELGENITVPIIISPKENETLSEISGTLSYDKTIITPVNISSSAGTVLFNTSNDFFKIDGLNKSTNFTVNITYNIINVGNTTTQLKDVTIKDNESYSVVKNSDITKIIIPGSDLTITDILVSNLKSYQNNTISITIKNIGERNASNNFSVVLYIDSQDLGTKTITGLNVGETKNINFTFMPIENKNYTIVTVVDSNGEIKEINENNNKYIKTVESVEEPIALNLIPSTNLTKTDETFTVNISLDSITANRPVKGMDGVLTYDSKILECANFTFLINASENLKNITFEDGKVVFSIMDGSINTSTTIAKATFKALDVGNSEIGLDGVVVSDINGYKFNNIVINPKTVVVQGPNIKIIDMEISNPSIYRMPTTINITLTNNGHQDIANKSFDVHLYIDSKDLGVKTVDSLNIGETKTVSFNWTPDDTRIYTIVAVVDKSNVIKEENESDNKLVKNLKVVEVPVYLKLYNTSETNGTIVASIDTESISSKRPCSGYDINLTFKNIEILNVSGIGIVNWSVNNDSLFISGYNFTESGKFNIGNITFKLIDENNTYSVILKHATLSDCEGYKFKKIFINNTIMGKELKEALKHINMDSEALKDVDLDNVKIISGKGLNITVIPVKNDSIEIPHLENISINFTGEHIKTLKEVTQKATELKNTKINDENEMNKTIDNILSEVKPILNEGFNITNITKEEAKKENNKLISTIKFKAINTSNKGFSIIRIPIGTLDVEDITVNNGTENITLKENDITGKIGWYRIPVEGVLEITLVKDPEVNIILAAALPTTETTKISSTSSGSRHRAVDKYPNVADDIKSEKIKEIVHKYKLIIGSETDDNLSAKCLKNTTELVNKSLGITEDCILVGGPVANPLVKKYAWTFKVKVTNDYPGAHKGVIQKQLINGHTVILLAGSDRWGTKAAVEYFKTLDDIPDEPVFVEWQDDKVVKIEKP